DNA from Nyctibius grandis isolate bNycGra1 chromosome 15, bNycGra1.pri, whole genome shotgun sequence:
CTCAGGGCATCCCCACAGGGACTGGGGCTGTCTCCTGCCGACCTGCTGCAAACCTTGTGGTCACCAGCCCATGTTGGACATGGGGAGACACCAGAGGGGTTCAGTTAGTTCAGACAAGGGCCCGAAGCACCCTTGTCCTTGACCCAGACACTGCAAGGGCCACGGCCACCACTGCAGCCTCGGAGAGGGGCtcccccccagcctgccccgTACGTACTGCATGAACTTGCACTTGGGTCCTTCTGGGCAGAAGCCGACGAGGTAGTTGGCACAGAGCACCCTCCGCGTGTGCTTGTACTTGCACAGGGGACCTGCCACGCAGGGGAGAGGTTTCCTGAGCCCAgctttccccagcagcccccttcCCCTTCAGCTCTGTGGGGTCTTTGCTGCCCCAAGCACAAAACCCCTCTGGACACCCAGTCCCACTCCCAGGCAGTCCCCAGGCAACTGTGGTTCACCCTGCTCTGGCTCGGTCACCTCAGAGGTGGCAGGAGGTTGGGCCAGCAGCAGGGTCCAGACCTCTCATCACCAGTGGGTAGGGAACACGCGCTGCCACGGGAGCGTGGGCAGCCCCCGCTCgccccagcacccatcccagCAGCTCACCATGCCTGCAGAAACCACGGTCATACCAGGGACAGCCCACAGTGCTGGTGGTGGCATCAATGTGCAGGAAGGGACAGTCCTTGTTGCTGCACTGGCCTGTGGGAGCAAGAGGTGGGATGATGGGTGGGACAACGCTCGCTCAAGCCCAACGCAGTGGAAATCACCCAAGGGTGGGCTGGGTGGGAGCAACTAAGGTGCCCAGGAGCACAGTGGCCCTGGGTGGGTGCCAGCAGCGCTTCTTCCCACAGACAGGAGGTGGCATCAGGCACTTGCTCCAGGCCAGACCCGAGGGACACTTGTGCTGGGATGGGAGAGGCTCGCTGGGGTCAGTCCCACACCTACCGAGCTTGGAGTAGAAATAGCACTCGGGCATCTTGGTCACGTCGTACTCGTGCAGGAACTCGCACCCGTCGCCCTTCTTGCAGAGCCCGCGCAGCCAGTGCTTGCACACCACCGTCCTGTCCCCGCCGACATGCCGAAAGGGGCACCGTGCACCTGGCCATGGCATGTGCCCGCTGTCACAGCCTGCCCGTGCCCCATGGCCCCAccaccacagcccccagcacccccagctccttggCTTGGGACCAGCAAGAGCTTTCCAGGATGTGGAGAAGATCTGCAGCACCCTCTGGGTGCAGGGGGCTGGGTCCCCCAGGCTCTGCCAAGGTCTGGCTGCCCTGTCCGAGCCCTCCCCGGTGCGGGAGGGGTAGGAAAACCATCCAAAGGGCCGGGGGAATGGCAGACTCTGAGCAGCGTGAGCATTTCGGGCCAAAAACCTGCCAACCCTCTGGCCACAGAGCGATCTGCCACGGGTGTGGGTGGGTTGGGGAGCAGAGCGGGGCCCCAGCCAGctccctggtgtccccaggacCTTGCAGGGTGGGGTTGGTCCCGTCCCTTTGCAGCACTCACCCTTGGTGCACAGCCCTCGGTGGAAGAACTCGCAGACGGCCGCCCCCAGCTCTGCAAGGGaaagcagggcagggagaacTTCACCCACCAGCCAGGACCACCATGCCATCAAGGGCAGGAGCATCTCAGCCCCCCCAAAGCTGTGCCATCACCAGGGGAGCAATGCCCAGAGCCAGCCTGGCCCAGTAAcactgggaggaggcaggacCTGGGCAGTGTGGTGTGCACAGCAAGAGCCAGAAGCACCAGCGAGGAGGAGAACCCCAAcaccccctgcaccctgccaCCCTCCAAGGATACCACAGGACCCTGTCCCCAACTTACTGTCCATACCCGGGAAGGGCAGGGGCTCAGCTCCTCGCTGCTGCTCCACATCAGCTTCCAAatcaaacctgatcttctccacACCAGCCACCAGCTCCTGCATCCCCCCTGCTCCGGCAAgaggcacccccagcccagcacaggcaggggagcaggcaggggagcaggcaggggagcaggcaggggagcaggcaggggagcaggcaggggagcaggcaggggagcagggctgcaaaGGGGCTACCCAAGGAAAGCACAGGTCACCCAAGGGAGCACCACGCTCTCCAGgtccctgcagccagcctgggCCCCAGCAGCACTCCaaaaccctcctcctccctgagcTAGAGTAAAACCAACCCAGGCTGCAGCCCCGAGCGCTCCATTTAAAGCGAAGCTGCCCACATCTGATCTCAATTTGCAGCCGTGGTTGCCTGGTGCCGCAGCCCAGCTGCGCGGAGCTCAGCCCCTGGCCCCCATCCATCCCCCCTAATTGCACCcacagctgcttttcctccagccaggggcagagcagctgccccccatctccccaggagcagcagggtcTGCTGGGGCTGGCGCTGAGCTGGGTTAACCCCCCCtcaccctggggctgctgctcagcctcCCACAGCGCCGAACTGGGCTGTAACTGGGCTCAGGGACGGATCCTGCGGGGTTTTTGTGGTGCTTTGAGCATTGCTGGGTGCACAGCAGCACCATCCCCAGCCCCGCTCTCTGGTGCTTGGTGCCCAGCAGGACAGACCCACGTCCCTGGGCTCTTGGTGGGGACAGCCAGGTCACACCTCGCACCCTGATGAGAAGCCCCTTCTATCCCCgctgctgggcagggctgcagcagcacgTGCTGGGCACGACCACGGTGCCACGCTgcttcccagggctgctgggtgcCCACCCAGAAGAGACCACACAGCCCCTGGGTTCAGCCGAACGCTCCGTCCCTGCTCCATCACgcggctcccgcagccccggcaCACGCCTGGAGCGACGTGGCCTGACACATCGGGGATGGAGACCTGCTCCCATTCTGTCACTAGCTATAAACGCACTGGACCGGCGCTGCCTGCGGGTGCTGTGCACCGAGCCGGCACCCAGCGGTCACACCGCCTGCGTCCCGTGCACACGCCGGGTCCCGCGCCGAGATGTTCGCCCCGTGCTGTGCAGATGGAGGCGTTTGGGGAGACCGTGGGTGCAGCCCGGCCGAGCTGCCCTCCCCTGCAGCAGGCATGGTGGGACACCGCTGGCATCGCGGCGTGACTCCCTGCTAGCCCAGGACGCGTTGCACTGGCCCCGTGCTTGTCGCTCGCAGCCTGCCAGGGCCACCGTCCTGTCCCGTGGAGCGGGGCCGTGTCCCGTGCGCGCTCAGCGAGCCGGCACGCGCTTTCTGCCCCGTCAGCTCGCGGCAGCGCGGTGCTGCCGAGCGCGAGGCTGGAGCCGACAGGCGTCACAACGATCCTGATCACCAAGTGACAGTCGCAGGCAGCCGGCGAGGCCCCAAGAAACAAGGGAACAAGGGGACCCTGGGACAGGGTGCAGACCCCGGTGAcctgccctgccccgctgcTTTGCATCAGAGTAAGGGACAAGAGGAGCCGGGTCCcccccagcagcctggggacCTCCCAGGAGACAGGGACCAGGACCATCGgctcagggcaggggcagggggctgcggcCCCGGGACCGTGGCACGGGGGGCCGTGCAGCGGTgaccagggcagaggcagcccgGTGAGCTCAGAGccaccagctgcagctgctgttgttctCCCCATCGCGGACAATAGCCCAATGTCCCACGCCGCGGGGCCTTGGCGCGCGCACAGGACCCCATTGTGTCCCCACCGCGGCACAGAGCTCACCCCCTCCCACTGCCTTCACCAGGGGAGAtccctcctggaggacaggggcACCTCCTTTGACCGGGAGATGCTGGAAGGGCCAAAtcctttcctccccatcccGCACCAGTGAGGAGAGCCTGGCTGGTGCTCCCGGCAGAGCCAGGCTCTCCCCCTGCTCAGGGAAGGGCTCCGGGGCTGCTCCTGGTGCTTTGCCCCATCACAGCCCAGCTCCAtcagcggggccggggagggaggGCACCCTCCGTGCTGGCAGAGCCCTGCTCGCACCGGGTGCTGAGCTGTGGGATGGGAGCGACCCACCCTGCTCCCCGTGCCAAATGCAGCCCCTCcatcccccctccctggggtCAGCAGGGGCCACGGCCACCCCATGGGGCCAGGAGCACCCAGGGcaaccccagccctgctccccagcccgtGGGAGCGGGGACAGCCAGTCCTGCCCCGCTGtcaccttcccctcctccccggcTGGCCAGGAGCGGGGCCGTGGCGAGGAGAGCGGCATCTTGGCAGAGCCGTCCCTTGGCCGGAGGGTCCCAGCCCCGAGCCAGATCCGGGCAGCGGGAGCTCGCCCGCTTCCTCCGGCCGCAGGCAGCCCCCCGCGACGGGCACACAAAGCacggccgcggcgggggccgaAACACCGGCCAGGGACCAGCCGCGGGGCAGGACTCCAGCCAGGGACGGGCAGCCAAGGCGGAGGCAGCAGGACAGGGTGTGGGGGCACAGAGAAAGCCGGTCCCCACGCGTGCAGCGGGGCACAAACACACGTGTCCCCAGGAACTCAGGCCACCGCTGTCACTACCgtttccttttattctttgcaTTTGTACATACGTGGTATAAAACCCTCCTCTGCCCCCCGCCTGCACCAGCGCTGCCCAGCCACACCGGCCCTGCGACGATGGCCACGCAGGACCCCGGGGCTTGCCCTGGCTCCCACGGGGGACAGATCCACGCTCCCATCAGCATCCCCGGGAGCAGCTGGTGCCGCTCCGGCGATCCCCGGGCTGCTGGAGGAGTCAGGCATCAGGGATGGATCCCCCCACCCGAGGGACGGGGCTGGAGGCTCTCGCTCTGCAGAAGGTCCCCAAGGAAGCCGGGGAGCTGGAGCTGCCCACGGTGCCGGGGCCCCCTCTGAGCTCCAGAGCCAAGTCCTTCCTCACGGGAAATCTCCCCTCCGTTAAAACCAAAAGCGAGAGTAAAGAAAGTTAAGTACAAATCAGAGCGCAGTAAAAACCGTACGGcggaaaaaaatatatatatattactaAAGGGGCTAAAACTTGGAAGCCTCGTCTTGTTTGATCCTATATTGCTTTAGTGGGGGTGGGAAGAAAAGAGCTAATATCCAAAATccaacagaaagaacagaaatcgAGTCTGCTTTCCCCTCCCGGGATGGGCTGGGGCTCACCGGGGACCGAGAGGCGtcggggcagcccccggccccggcccagAGCGGTGTCCTGCCACAGacggggagagggaaggggtgaGGAGTTGAGTCTTCCCCAGCACCACCCGTTGCAGCCCCGGGGGATTTGGCCCCGTGTCCAAGCAACCGCAAATGAGAACCAGCCCCCTCGGCTCGGCCGCCCGCCGCTTATACTCTGATCTCGTCGTCATCATCGTCGGCGAACGAGAACTCCTTGTCGGGGCGTTTCGGGGGGCCTCCCCGCTGGCTCGGTGGCCCGGGGACGGGGCTGCGCTCCTCCGGCCCCGAAGTGCAGCTGGACACCGAACTGCTGTCCCTGGGGCAGCAGCCGCCGGTGCCGCGGGACGGGCTCTGGCTtggcggggcggccgcgggggagCCGGGCAGGGCGGCATCCGCCTCCTCCTCACGGCTCTCCTCCGCCTCGGGGtcttcatcctcctcccacTGCTCCTTATCCATGATGCTCAGGACGTCCCCGAGCATGGAGGGCCCCAGGTCGATGTGGAAGGACATGATGGACTCGGCGTGCTTCATGCCCGCCCCGCTCTTGGCCACCACGACGGGCAGCTCCGTGATGTCCCCGAAGTCGCGCTCGTCCAAGCCGGGGCTCagcggccccgcggccgccccgttcgggcgctgctgctgctcttcgGGGCTCCCCTCCTCGGGCAGCTTCTTGacggggctggaggagaggctCTTGGGCAGCTGCCCCGCGCTCCTGTCCACCTCCTTCTCGttgagctggggcagggagacGGCGTTCTTCACGAAGAGGGCCGAGTCCCGCAGCGAACCCAGCATGTCCCGCCGGTCACCTCGCGTCACCGACTGCGAGCGCTTGCTGCTGCGGAAGCGCCGGGACAGCAGGCTGGGTTTGGAGGCACCGGCTTCCTCGCCTACCTCTGGCCCAGGCTCGCCAGCCTTGCTGGTGAGGAAGGAGGTGTCCCCGAAGGCGTCCCCCGCCCGCCCCACGTGCATGGTGTGGCGGAAGTCCCCGAGCGGCGCGCTGATCATCTCGGCCGTCAGGTCGGCCCGCGAGCGCCGCTTGGAGTGGGCAGAGTTGGAGACGAGTTGCTTGAGGATCGGCATCGCTGCAGCGGGGCGGCCGAGACGGGGCCGCCGCGTCCCACGAACCCGGCTGCTGCTCGCACCCCGCTGCTCTGCGGCTGGGCTCCCACCGGCGTCACGGACGGGTCACTCCTAGGGGACAGGAGAGAGGGACACGGTCAGGCTTTGAGGACCGGATGGGCACAGCCCATCATCCCACCAGGCTGCAAAACGTGACCCCACACCCCCCAGCCGAGCGGGTCCCAGACCCCATCCATGGAGGGGACGTGCAGAAAGGCCCGCAGGAGAAAGACCTGGGCACGGGGGTGCTGCAGGACGGTCCCCAACCCCATGCCCCACATGAATGGGCACAAAGAGGGACGCAGGGCACCCACCGTCCCCTCCCTGCGCAGCCCCAGCCCGCCGGCGCGGGGCACGGCAGTGCTCGAGCCTCTGGGAGCTGCACGCCGAGAAGAtgcctgggattttttttttaattggaagaaagcagggaggagcagacgcCAGGAGGAATTGGAAACAGACGGCAGGAAGCGTGCGAGGAGGGCGCAGAGCCCCTGCGAGGCACCGCCGGCCGAGCAGCGGGACGGGGGGAGCCCGGACGGGGGATAGGGCCCCACGGGAACCCCCCCACCCATGCTTGGCAGGGTGGGGGCGTGGGGACGCAGCCTTGCTGCTGCCCTTGAGCACACCAAAGCCCTCCACGCTGCTCCTCGCTGCACCCCACGTCTGGCTGTGCCCACCCGCCCCAGCCA
Protein-coding regions in this window:
- the CPSF4L gene encoding putative cleavage and polyadenylation specificity factor subunit 4-like protein, coding for MQELVAGVEKIRFDLEADVEQQRGAEPLPFPGMDKLGAAVCEFFHRGLCTKGARCPFRHVGGDRTVVCKHWLRGLCKKGDGCEFLHEYDVTKMPECYFYSKLGQCSNKDCPFLHIDATTSTVGCPWYDRGFCRHGPLCKYKHTRRVLCANYLVGFCPEGPKCKFMQYGAGCPRGLVQLDPAAGEENGCKDVPPMEPPLPVTSATQHPPAQLWDTKSCPLGPQSLLERGTCFKCRQKGHRATECGRTQLEILLGE
- the CDC42EP4 gene encoding cdc42 effector protein 4, translating into MPILKQLVSNSAHSKRRSRADLTAEMISAPLGDFRHTMHVGRAGDAFGDTSFLTSKAGEPGPEVGEEAGASKPSLLSRRFRSSKRSQSVTRGDRRDMLGSLRDSALFVKNAVSLPQLNEKEVDRSAGQLPKSLSSSPVKKLPEEGSPEEQQQRPNGAAAGPLSPGLDERDFGDITELPVVVAKSGAGMKHAESIMSFHIDLGPSMLGDVLSIMDKEQWEEDEDPEAEESREEEADAALPGSPAAAPPSQSPSRGTGGCCPRDSSSVSSCTSGPEERSPVPGPPSQRGGPPKRPDKEFSFADDDDDEIRV